From one Nitrospirota bacterium genomic stretch:
- the mqnC gene encoding cyclic dehypoxanthinyl futalosine synthase yields MMPQKILQEVISGRRVSTAEAKYLFEEADLLETAKAADAVRQKKHPDGIVTFLIDRNVNYTNICQNQCAFCAFYRPKGHPDAYVLSQDEIERKVAETVELGGTQLMLQGGINPDLSIEYYTTMFREIKNKFRIRIHSLSPPEIVHIAESAGMSIPEALKELRKAGLDSLPGGGAEILADRVRQRISPRKILSGQWLEVMEEAHKLGLKTTATMMIGTVETLEDRLEHLLKIRDLQDRTGGFLSFIPWTFQPGNTSLGGSPVFPLEYLRFLSLSRIFLDNFRNIQGSWVTQGKDIGQVCLSFGANDLGSIMIEENVVRAAGVSHRITVEGMVDLIRKAGKIPAQRDTEFAILKAYNA; encoded by the coding sequence ATGATGCCGCAAAAGATTTTGCAGGAAGTGATATCTGGCAGGAGAGTAAGCACTGCAGAAGCAAAGTATCTTTTTGAAGAGGCTGATCTGCTTGAGACTGCAAAAGCTGCTGATGCTGTCAGGCAGAAGAAGCATCCGGACGGAATCGTCACGTTTCTCATCGACCGCAATGTTAATTACACCAACATCTGTCAGAACCAGTGCGCATTTTGTGCGTTTTATCGTCCCAAAGGCCATCCTGATGCGTATGTCCTGAGCCAGGATGAGATTGAGAGAAAGGTTGCCGAGACGGTTGAACTTGGCGGCACCCAGCTTATGCTTCAGGGAGGGATCAATCCTGACCTCTCTATCGAGTATTATACGACCATGTTCAGGGAAATAAAAAACAAATTCAGGATCAGGATTCACAGCCTGTCTCCTCCTGAGATCGTGCATATCGCTGAATCAGCAGGGATGTCTATCCCGGAGGCGCTTAAGGAACTCAGGAAAGCAGGACTCGATTCATTGCCGGGCGGAGGTGCCGAGATTCTCGCAGACCGGGTCAGGCAGAGGATCAGCCCGCGGAAGATACTCTCCGGACAGTGGCTTGAAGTTATGGAAGAGGCGCATAAGCTTGGGCTGAAGACAACAGCGACCATGATGATCGGCACGGTTGAAACTCTTGAAGACAGGCTGGAACATCTTCTCAAAATACGTGACCTGCAGGACAGAACTGGCGGATTTCTCTCGTTTATCCCATGGACATTCCAGCCAGGCAACACCTCGCTGGGAGGAAGTCCGGTGTTCCCGCTCGAATATCTGAGGTTCCTGTCTCTCAGCCGGATATTTCTGGATAACTTCCGGAATATTCAGGGCTCATGGGTCACTCAGGGGAAGGATATCGGCCAGGTTTGCCTGTCTTTCGGCGCAAACGACCTTGGCAGCATCATGATCGAGGAGAATGTGGTACGGGCTGCAGGCGTTTCCCACAGGATAACTGTTGAGGGTATGGTTGACCTGATACGGAAAGCCGGAAAGATTCCTGCCCAGAGGGACACAGAATTTGCTATTCTCAAGGCATATAATGCCTGA
- the ubiE gene encoding bifunctional demethylmenaquinone methyltransferase/2-methoxy-6-polyprenyl-1,4-benzoquinol methylase UbiE yields MNHFDHKKRDAQQVEQMFSAIASRYDFLNHVLSFGLDFGWRRKVAEETGTIQCRRILDVCTGTGDMAIELCKFWRGKAHIDGLDFSHELLEVARRKIRNTKLVDMITLREGNAEDLPYQDEQFDAITITFGLRNINDRLRALREFYRVARPGGCFVCLEFSQPRNAFFSGIYSVYLLKLVPLVSRLLGSNPGAYKYLGETIKDFPPPTDLARLISTAGWSEVTFRTLAGGIVALHRGVKY; encoded by the coding sequence ATGAACCATTTCGACCATAAAAAGCGTGATGCACAGCAGGTGGAACAGATGTTTTCTGCGATCGCATCACGCTATGACTTCCTGAACCATGTGCTCAGCTTTGGACTGGACTTTGGCTGGCGAAGAAAGGTGGCAGAGGAAACCGGAACAATTCAATGCCGGAGAATTCTCGATGTCTGTACAGGGACCGGGGATATGGCCATCGAGCTCTGCAAGTTCTGGAGAGGAAAGGCGCATATTGATGGGCTGGATTTTTCCCATGAACTTCTTGAAGTGGCGAGGCGAAAGATCAGAAACACTAAACTCGTGGACATGATAACCTTAAGGGAAGGAAATGCCGAAGACCTCCCCTATCAGGATGAACAGTTCGATGCCATTACTATTACCTTCGGCCTGAGGAACATCAATGACAGACTCAGAGCGCTCAGGGAATTTTACCGTGTAGCCAGGCCGGGAGGCTGTTTTGTATGTCTGGAATTCAGTCAGCCGAGAAATGCTTTTTTTTCAGGGATTTATTCCGTGTATCTCCTGAAACTGGTGCCGCTTGTCTCAAGACTCCTCGGCTCAAACCCCGGCGCGTACAAGTACCTTGGGGAAACGATAAAGGATTTTCCTCCCCCCACCGACCTTGCCCGGCTGATTTCGACCGCGGGATGGAGTGAGGTAACCTTCCGGACACTGGCAGGAGGGATAGTGGCACTGCACCGGGGCGTGAAATACTGA
- a CDS encoding menaquinone biosynthesis protein: MRPRVGHIQFLNCLPLYYGLVKNCALLDIELIKGMPTELNNLLVNGGLDISPVSSIEYARHHDSLVLFPDFTVSSNGEVKSILLLSRCPIEELSDQKVALTTTSATSQVLLKIILSRGYGVAAEYVPCRPDLESMLAVADAALLIGDMALHYYDKTDDYYCYDLGREWKKLTGKRMVYAVWAVNRDFAETKNELCGNVFDTFKKSMNYSAEHLSEIVAYAAKWEPFSPAFLAGYFQSLHFGFGAEYQEDLLYFYKMAFQMGEIETVPELEFVSFRAGVTTGVTI, encoded by the coding sequence TTGAGACCTAGGGTAGGACATATCCAGTTTTTGAATTGTCTGCCGTTATATTACGGTCTGGTGAAGAACTGCGCCCTGCTTGATATAGAGCTCATTAAAGGCATGCCTACGGAACTGAATAACCTTCTGGTAAACGGCGGTCTTGATATCTCTCCTGTTTCCTCTATCGAGTATGCCCGGCATCATGATTCACTGGTATTGTTTCCCGATTTTACGGTGAGTTCAAACGGTGAGGTCAAAAGCATACTCCTGCTCAGCCGCTGTCCGATAGAAGAATTGTCGGATCAAAAGGTTGCGTTAACTACAACCTCAGCAACTTCACAGGTCCTGCTGAAAATCATCCTCAGCCGCGGCTATGGCGTTGCTGCAGAGTATGTCCCCTGCAGGCCTGATCTGGAAAGCATGCTGGCCGTTGCAGACGCAGCTTTGCTCATAGGGGATATGGCTTTGCACTACTATGATAAGACAGATGACTATTACTGTTATGACCTAGGACGTGAATGGAAAAAGCTGACCGGGAAAAGAATGGTCTACGCGGTCTGGGCGGTCAACAGGGACTTCGCCGAGACAAAGAATGAACTGTGCGGGAATGTCTTCGATACCTTCAAAAAATCAATGAATTACTCGGCAGAGCATCTTTCGGAAATAGTTGCATATGCCGCCAAATGGGAACCGTTCAGCCCTGCGTTTCTCGCAGGATATTTCCAGTCTCTCCATTTTGGTTTTGGTGCTGAGTATCAGGAAGACCTGCTATATTTCTATAAAATGGCGTTTCAGATGGGAGAGATTGAGACTGTTCCGGAACTGGAATTTGTCAGTTTCCGTGCCGGAGTTACAACTGGAGTCACAATATGA
- the mqnE gene encoding aminofutalosine synthase MqnE, with the protein MNKENLKRIGEKVGKGMRLSREDALDMMESHDILTLGKLADRVRERKSGNYAYFNVNRHINLTNICISRCKFCAFSRDKEDHDAYAMTIDDVMDIARDARNLGITEFHIVSGLHPDLPFAYYLEVISRLKNMMPEVHIQAFTAVEIDYFAKIAKCSVRDVLIQLKDAGLGSLPGGGAEILNSRVREEVCAKKASAEEWLEVMRTAHSLGLKSNATVLYGHIESNEERVAHLLRLRELQDETGGFQSFIPLPFHPKNTQMPDFTKPTAIENLKMLAISRLLLDNFPHIKAFWIMLGLKIAQLSLLFGVDDLDGTVVEERITHAAGAETEQSISREELLELIFAAGRIPVERDTLYNILRVYGNAQQGATVET; encoded by the coding sequence ATGAATAAGGAGAATCTCAAGAGAATCGGGGAAAAGGTCGGCAAGGGCATGCGGCTTTCCAGGGAAGATGCGCTCGATATGATGGAATCGCACGATATCCTTACCCTCGGAAAGCTTGCAGACAGGGTAAGGGAACGGAAATCAGGCAACTATGCCTATTTCAATGTCAACCGTCATATCAACCTGACCAATATCTGTATATCCCGCTGCAAGTTCTGTGCATTCAGCCGGGACAAGGAGGATCATGATGCATATGCCATGACCATCGATGACGTGATGGACATCGCACGGGATGCCCGCAATCTTGGCATTACCGAATTTCACATCGTCAGCGGCCTGCATCCCGACCTTCCCTTTGCGTACTATCTCGAGGTGATCTCCCGTTTAAAAAATATGATGCCCGAGGTGCACATTCAGGCCTTCACTGCAGTTGAAATCGACTATTTTGCCAAAATCGCGAAATGTTCGGTCAGGGATGTCCTGATACAGTTAAAGGACGCCGGCCTGGGCTCACTTCCCGGCGGCGGTGCCGAGATCCTGAATTCGCGGGTGCGTGAGGAGGTCTGCGCAAAAAAAGCATCTGCTGAGGAATGGCTGGAAGTCATGAGGACAGCGCATAGCCTCGGGCTGAAGTCGAATGCTACCGTGCTGTACGGGCATATTGAGAGCAATGAGGAGCGGGTAGCACATCTTCTGAGACTAAGGGAACTCCAGGATGAAACAGGGGGGTTTCAGTCCTTTATCCCGCTGCCTTTCCATCCGAAGAATACCCAGATGCCGGACTTCACTAAACCGACCGCCATCGAGAATCTGAAGATGCTGGCGATTTCAAGACTCCTTCTGGATAACTTCCCTCACATTAAGGCATTCTGGATAATGCTCGGCCTGAAAATTGCGCAACTCTCGCTCCTTTTCGGGGTTGATGACCTTGATGGTACCGTTGTTGAGGAGAGGATAACACATGCCGCAGGAGCTGAGACCGAGCAATCCATTTCGCGGGAAGAATTGCTGGAACTGATTTTCGCCGCCGGAAGAATTCCGGTGGAGAGAGATACCCTGTACAACATACTCAGGGTATACGGGAATGCCCAACAGGGTGCAACGGTTGAGACCTAG
- a CDS encoding ABC transporter ATP-binding protein: MSLLEIRDLVISFRFAHQTVQVVSHLDFRIEEAEVFGLVGESGCGKSLTALGIMGILPHNARAEGRIIFKGNDLLTLEKGAMRALRGRELAMIFQEPMTSLNPVLTIGYQVAEVLRTHLGLSRKDAMAQTVELLKAVKIPSPDIRIKEYPHQMSGGMRQRVMIAMAIACNPSLLIADEPTTALDVTIQAQILDLLRNLRKQRRMAVLLITHDIGVIAENAASAAIMYAGRIMEMSRVSGLLTTPKHPYTIGLLESLPKAKGIPLKPIPGSVPRPHELPPGCRFSNRCLSMIPECEKEEPRLREITPGHFVRCIRAGDIRWES; this comes from the coding sequence GTGTCCCTCCTCGAAATAAGGGACCTCGTCATATCCTTTAGATTTGCCCACCAGACTGTTCAGGTCGTTTCACATCTCGATTTCCGGATTGAAGAGGCCGAGGTATTCGGCCTTGTGGGGGAAAGCGGATGCGGAAAAAGTCTGACCGCTCTGGGCATTATGGGGATCCTGCCGCATAATGCACGTGCGGAAGGCCGGATAATCTTCAAAGGTAACGATCTGCTAACACTTGAGAAAGGAGCCATGAGAGCGTTAAGGGGCAGGGAACTCGCCATGATTTTTCAGGAGCCGATGACTTCGCTGAACCCAGTGCTTACCATAGGCTATCAGGTAGCCGAGGTGCTCAGGACACACCTCGGACTCTCCAGAAAAGACGCGATGGCGCAGACCGTTGAGCTCCTGAAAGCCGTGAAAATACCCTCACCGGACATAAGGATAAAGGAATATCCTCACCAGATGTCCGGGGGGATGAGACAGAGGGTCATGATCGCGATGGCGATAGCCTGCAATCCGTCCCTCCTTATCGCTGATGAGCCAACAACCGCGCTTGATGTTACCATCCAGGCCCAGATTCTCGATCTCCTCAGAAACCTCAGAAAACAGCGGCGCATGGCGGTATTGCTGATTACTCATGACATCGGTGTCATTGCAGAGAATGCTGCTTCCGCAGCCATTATGTATGCGGGAAGAATTATGGAAATGTCCCGGGTCTCGGGTCTCCTGACCACGCCAAAACATCCATATACCATCGGACTTCTTGAGTCACTCCCGAAAGCAAAGGGGATTCCCCTCAAACCAATCCCGGGGTCTGTGCCGAGACCTCATGAACTCCCACCGGGTTGCAGGTTTTCGAACCGGTGCCTCTCCATGATTCCTGAATGCGAGAAAGAGGAGCCGAGACTGCGGGAAATTACGCCGGGACATTTTGTACGGTGCATACGCGCAGGGGATATCAGATGGGAATCTTAG
- a CDS encoding tetratricopeptide repeat protein, translating to MNQQTHELHERGTQLFEEGRYTEAEPILKDVISSNPRYADVHNKLGIISHLRGDYRQAAAYFKKALELNPHYTEASLNLAITYNELSEFKRAQEVFSLAAQIARPTPKAIDPFIAGKLANEHYKLGKIYLDFGMNDEAIGEFEKAVRMFPRLPDVHTKLGIALRNKGLIEDAITHFVKAKEINPNYGPAWVQLGLSYYMKGLTGLALEEWEKALQQIPHLKEAEAYLGLLKKEEK from the coding sequence ATGAACCAGCAGACACACGAACTCCATGAACGCGGGACGCAGCTTTTTGAAGAAGGCAGGTATACAGAGGCAGAACCCATCCTGAAGGATGTAATCAGCTCGAATCCACGATATGCTGATGTCCATAACAAGCTTGGAATAATATCTCATCTGAGAGGGGACTACAGGCAGGCAGCGGCGTATTTCAAAAAGGCGCTTGAACTGAATCCCCACTATACCGAGGCATCGCTGAATCTTGCAATAACCTACAACGAGCTCAGTGAATTCAAAAGAGCACAGGAGGTGTTTTCTCTCGCCGCCCAAATAGCGCGTCCCACCCCAAAGGCAATTGACCCTTTTATTGCAGGGAAACTTGCCAACGAACATTACAAGCTCGGTAAAATTTATCTTGATTTCGGCATGAATGATGAGGCTATCGGAGAATTTGAAAAAGCGGTCAGGATGTTTCCCCGCCTCCCTGATGTGCATACAAAGCTCGGAATTGCGTTGAGGAACAAGGGTCTTATCGAAGATGCCATTACGCATTTTGTGAAGGCAAAAGAGATCAACCCTAATTATGGTCCTGCCTGGGTTCAACTCGGGCTGAGCTATTACATGAAAGGTCTTACCGGGCTCGCCCTGGAAGAATGGGAAAAAGCGCTGCAACAGATCCCTCACCTCAAAGAGGCAGAAGCATACCTTGGCCTTCTGAAGAAAGAGGAAAAATAA
- a CDS encoding ABC transporter permease produces MFSYLAKRILLMIPLIFGITLVTFTVIHLAPGNPVEVQTEMSLKVTAQAKENLKKLYGLDKPLHMQYIDWLKRFLHLDFGKSFVDGRKVADKIIERIPITLTINILSLILIFFVAVPIGVLSATKQYSLFDKLSTIFVFIGFSTPTFWLALLLMILFGVNMGVLPISGIQSIDVSEMGPFARLIDWIKHLILPVGISAFGGIAGLSRYSRSSMLEVIRQDYIRTARAKGLAETQVVIKHAFRNALMPIVTILGLSVPGLIGGGVIFETIFAIPGMGQLFYSSTMARDYPTIMGILVIGAILTLFGNLIADISYAMVDPRVRVRK; encoded by the coding sequence ATGTTCTCCTATCTCGCAAAGCGCATCCTCCTCATGATACCTCTCATATTCGGGATCACCTTAGTAACGTTTACCGTCATCCATCTTGCTCCCGGCAATCCGGTGGAAGTGCAGACTGAAATGTCACTGAAGGTGACCGCCCAGGCAAAAGAGAACCTGAAAAAGCTGTATGGTCTCGATAAACCGCTCCACATGCAATACATCGATTGGTTGAAAAGATTTCTGCACCTCGATTTCGGCAAATCATTCGTTGACGGCAGAAAGGTCGCTGACAAGATAATCGAAAGAATTCCCATAACCCTGACCATCAACATTCTCTCACTGATACTGATTTTCTTTGTTGCAGTCCCCATCGGGGTCCTGTCTGCCACAAAGCAATATTCGCTGTTTGACAAACTCTCTACAATTTTTGTGTTCATCGGATTTTCGACGCCCACCTTCTGGCTCGCGCTCCTGCTTATGATACTCTTTGGGGTCAACATGGGTGTTCTCCCCATATCAGGCATTCAAAGCATTGATGTATCCGAGATGGGGCCTTTTGCACGGCTGATAGACTGGATTAAACACCTTATTCTTCCTGTCGGGATCTCAGCGTTTGGCGGGATTGCCGGGCTGAGCCGTTACAGCCGTTCGAGCATGCTCGAGGTTATCAGGCAGGATTATATCAGGACAGCACGAGCAAAAGGTCTGGCCGAAACGCAGGTAGTGATAAAACATGCATTCAGGAATGCCCTCATGCCGATCGTAACGATTCTCGGCCTCTCGGTTCCCGGCCTTATCGGCGGCGGGGTCATATTTGAGACAATCTTTGCAATCCCCGGCATGGGGCAGCTGTTTTATTCCTCAACGATGGCAAGGGATTATCCCACAATCATGGGAATTCTGGTAATAGGAGCAATACTGACCCTGTTCGGAAACTTGATTGCAGATATATCATACGCAATGGTTGATCCGAGAGTACGAGTGAGAAAGTAG
- a CDS encoding MTAP family purine nucleoside phosphorylase translates to MRNREIPKAEFAFIGGSSTYAVDFPGDLGLKKTKVLDRKTFMTPFGESPEFTLFTIGGDNVLTLRMHGWRAGVRRAEASRQVFWVLEQAGVRTVLAEGGVGTIRQDMKMRDFIVPDDYLDLSLRKDVCLSDRYLLIMRDPICPDLSEVLVSASKRLFPDRNVTRGVYAVTDGRHFESRAEVRMIAAMGGDVIGQSLCPEVYLAREIGACYAGVYLAVNRAEGIGTDWSHKELKDIFYQEGINIGKIILESLSEIPRLQKKNCQCAQLRKKTLLKS, encoded by the coding sequence ATAAGGAACAGAGAAATCCCTAAAGCAGAGTTTGCCTTCATCGGCGGGTCCAGCACCTATGCGGTTGATTTCCCCGGCGACCTTGGCCTGAAAAAGACGAAAGTGCTGGATAGAAAAACATTTATGACTCCTTTTGGAGAGAGCCCGGAATTCACCCTGTTCACAATCGGGGGAGATAATGTGCTGACGCTCAGGATGCACGGATGGCGTGCCGGCGTCAGGCGGGCAGAAGCTTCGCGCCAGGTCTTCTGGGTTCTTGAGCAGGCCGGGGTAAGAACCGTTCTTGCGGAGGGAGGAGTGGGAACAATACGGCAGGACATGAAAATGCGCGATTTTATCGTCCCTGATGATTACCTTGACCTTTCCCTAAGGAAGGATGTCTGTCTTTCTGATAGGTATCTGCTCATCATGCGGGATCCGATCTGTCCCGACCTCTCCGAAGTGCTTGTTTCTGCAAGCAAAAGATTATTTCCTGACAGAAATGTGACAAGGGGAGTATATGCAGTGACTGACGGGCGGCATTTTGAAAGCCGTGCGGAGGTCAGGATGATCGCGGCTATGGGCGGAGATGTTATTGGTCAGAGTCTCTGTCCTGAAGTGTATCTTGCCCGCGAGATAGGGGCATGTTATGCGGGTGTGTATCTGGCGGTCAACAGGGCAGAGGGAATCGGTACTGACTGGAGCCATAAGGAATTAAAGGATATTTTCTATCAGGAAGGTATCAATATCGGAAAAATCATTCTTGAAAGTCTCTCCGAGATACCACGGTTGCAAAAGAAAAACTGTCAGTGTGCACAATTGAGAAAAAAGACTCTGCTGAAATCATAG
- the opp4C gene encoding oligopeptide ABC transporter permease codes for MRLVTIIGKRFTRNRLSAAGATVVLILIITSLLAPFIAPYDPSAIDVHNVLSPPGTQHLLGTDELGRDLLSRIIWGSRVSLKVGFVAVGIALVIGIIIGAVAGFYGGKTDAVLMRFVDIMLAFPTFFLILAVIAILEPNIFTIMVVIGITSWMDVARLVRAEFLSLKERDFVDAAKAIGITNRRLIFRHILPNALSPVFVAATFGVAGAILIESGLSFLGLGVQPPDPSWGNILTAGKDNIEIAWWLSLYPGLAILITVLSYNLVGEGLRDALDPRLWGSEKE; via the coding sequence ATGCGGCTTGTCACCATCATAGGCAAAAGGTTTACGAGAAACCGTCTCTCGGCCGCTGGCGCCACAGTTGTGCTTATCCTCATCATCACCTCCCTTCTCGCCCCTTTCATCGCACCCTATGATCCCTCAGCAATAGATGTGCATAATGTGCTTTCCCCTCCCGGGACACAGCATCTGCTCGGGACCGATGAACTTGGAAGGGACCTGCTCTCAAGAATCATTTGGGGCAGCAGGGTGTCGTTGAAGGTCGGGTTCGTCGCAGTGGGCATTGCACTGGTAATAGGCATCATTATCGGGGCTGTCGCAGGCTTCTACGGGGGAAAAACAGACGCGGTCTTAATGAGATTTGTCGACATCATGCTGGCATTTCCCACATTTTTTCTGATCCTTGCGGTCATCGCAATCCTTGAACCGAACATTTTTACGATTATGGTTGTCATAGGGATTACCAGCTGGATGGATGTTGCAAGGCTTGTCAGAGCCGAATTCCTTTCCCTGAAAGAACGGGATTTTGTGGATGCGGCAAAGGCAATCGGGATTACCAACAGGCGGCTCATTTTCAGACATATCCTTCCGAACGCCCTTTCGCCGGTATTTGTCGCGGCAACCTTCGGCGTCGCAGGGGCAATCCTCATTGAGTCAGGACTTTCCTTTCTTGGCCTCGGTGTCCAGCCACCTGATCCAAGCTGGGGCAATATCCTGACCGCCGGAAAGGACAATATCGAAATCGCGTGGTGGTTATCCCTTTACCCGGGCCTTGCGATCCTCATCACTGTCTTGAGCTACAATCTTGTCGGCGAAGGGCTGAGGGATGCACTTGACCCCCGGCTTTGGGGATCAGAAAAGGAATAA
- the pyrE gene encoding orotate phosphoribosyltransferase, producing the protein MKNRLIELIIKKAFKYSKEPVFRLVSGNMSNYYFNCKAVTLHPEGMYLIGNLIFDLISDLAVKGIGGLTLGADPIACAVAYTSHTRKKPIEAFVVRKTAKTHGTMQWIEGNVTKGDCVVIVDDVITTGKSTIEAITKAQEGGLRIVAVVALIDRQEGGREAVEALGYRLNALITRDEVMERYTL; encoded by the coding sequence ATGAAAAATCGTTTAATAGAACTGATCATTAAAAAGGCGTTCAAATACAGCAAAGAACCGGTATTCAGGCTTGTGTCCGGCAACATGAGCAACTATTATTTCAACTGCAAGGCAGTTACGCTTCATCCCGAAGGCATGTATCTTATCGGCAATCTGATTTTTGACCTCATTAGTGACCTTGCAGTGAAAGGAATCGGCGGTCTTACGCTCGGAGCTGACCCGATAGCCTGTGCAGTCGCCTATACCTCTCACACCAGGAAGAAGCCCATAGAAGCGTTTGTGGTGCGCAAAACTGCAAAAACACACGGCACCATGCAATGGATTGAGGGAAACGTAACCAAAGGAGACTGCGTCGTGATTGTTGATGATGTCATAACCACAGGAAAATCCACCATCGAAGCAATAACAAAGGCCCAGGAAGGCGGTCTCCGGATTGTGGCGGTGGTTGCCCTCATCGACAGGCAGGAGGGCGGACGTGAGGCGGTAGAGGCATTGGGGTACAGACTGAATGCGCTCATTACCAGAGATGAAGTGATGGAGCGATACACACTATAG
- a CDS encoding oligopeptide/dipeptide ABC transporter ATP-binding protein: MGILDVIRLKKYFPVKRKAFAKQEWLKAVDGLDLSVQEGKVFALVGESGSGKSTVARLILKLIAPTSGKVLFQGSDVNGMGRDELLRFRKSVQIVFQDPFASLNPRMTVFDTLSEPLKIHGIGQRSELRERVAGLLHSVGLQTDVFTRYPHEFSGGQRQRICIARALAVSPKVIVADEPLSALDVSIQAQILTILQELQRTSNISFLFISHDLRVVQYFSDEIAVMYLGKIVESGKTDVLFDAPQHPYTVELLSSAPKITPGGKPREILKGDVPSPIDIPPGCPFHPRCPKRFDPCDRIVPTLQETGNGFVSCHLF; encoded by the coding sequence ATGGGAATCTTAGATGTCATACGCCTGAAAAAATACTTTCCGGTCAAGCGAAAGGCATTTGCAAAGCAGGAATGGCTGAAGGCTGTTGACGGCTTAGATTTGTCCGTACAGGAGGGAAAAGTCTTCGCACTGGTGGGGGAAAGCGGCTCGGGGAAGTCAACCGTGGCAAGGCTCATCCTGAAGTTGATAGCTCCTACGTCCGGAAAAGTCCTTTTTCAGGGCAGTGACGTCAATGGAATGGGACGGGATGAACTCCTGCGGTTCCGGAAATCGGTACAGATCGTGTTTCAGGACCCGTTTGCATCGCTCAACCCCCGGATGACCGTATTTGATACTCTCTCGGAGCCCCTGAAAATACACGGAATTGGTCAACGGTCAGAACTCAGGGAGAGAGTAGCCGGCCTGTTGCATAGCGTTGGACTTCAGACCGATGTGTTCACCCGCTACCCGCATGAGTTCAGCGGTGGCCAGAGACAGCGGATCTGTATCGCAAGGGCACTTGCTGTTTCACCAAAGGTTATTGTGGCAGATGAGCCTCTCTCAGCGCTTGATGTGTCGATTCAGGCACAGATCCTGACCATTCTGCAGGAACTCCAGCGAACCTCGAATATCTCATTTCTCTTTATCAGCCATGACCTCAGGGTAGTGCAGTATTTCAGCGATGAAATCGCTGTCATGTATCTTGGAAAGATCGTGGAATCAGGAAAAACAGATGTGCTTTTCGATGCACCGCAACATCCTTATACCGTCGAACTGCTTTCGTCCGCCCCTAAAATCACGCCAGGTGGAAAACCCAGAGAGATCCTGAAAGGAGATGTCCCAAGCCCGATTGATATTCCGCCGGGGTGTCCCTTTCATCCGAGATGCCCGAAAAGATTTGACCCTTGTGACAGGATTGTCCCAACGCTACAGGAGACAGGAAACGGATTTGTGTCCTGTCATCTGTTCTAG